The following DNA comes from Triticum aestivum cultivar Chinese Spring chromosome 3D, IWGSC CS RefSeq v2.1, whole genome shotgun sequence.
GGGAAGACCGGTGTCTGTCAGTGAGAGAGCTATAAGGAGGGCCAGGGCGTTGGTCGGGGAGGAGGTGGAGAAGGCTGGCATTAAGAGAAGTAAGAGCTTATGTGTCCAACTTTTGGTTTGCTTTGGTCAAATTGTTCCGTTGTCCGTTTCTGCATGTTTTGTGCTGGGCTGACCAGATTTTGTGTTTCAGAGCAATCATTTGGCGATGTATCTGATGTAGAGGGCGAATTGAGAGAAATGGACGCCCCATTTAGAGGTAGGACTTGCTTTCACCTTTTTCTCTGTacagacaagattgaatgttgcaACAATAGCCACAGAGTGCCTTGGTTTGATAGCTGTACGAACTTTATTTTCTTGAGGTTATGCATCACTATCAGTTTTCCATCTTAGGAAATTTAGGTGGAGTGCATAACACCGCCATGCCCCCATTGTTCCAAACTGGATCAGGAAAAGCGGTCTTGCCGGGCAGGAACTCAATCCAGAAGGCAAGAGCTATTTTAGAAGGTAGGAAGTTTGACACCTGTTTACTTTCTATGTAAATGCTGAAAGTGCTTTGTTATCACTTTGTTCATGTTGACATTTATATGGCTCGGAGTAGTTTAGGATTTGTCCATCCTCTGTATTGTTAGAAATCATTTCATAATTAATAAAACTAGAATATTTATCAAATTACCCAGATTTTCTGCAGCTGCCTGACTATTTGTTATACTTACAACTGAAGATATATTTAGATGTGCTTAGCTTGTTGAGCATTTCTACTTCATAGTAATATACAGTGACTTAACATAATTTTATACTTTTATTTATACTAATTAGGGTCCACCAAATTGATGGCTGTACATTTCTTTTTGTTTGTGAGAACTTCTGGTATATTTTCCAGTTTTGCTTAGCAATTTTTTTCAAAGGTGTCACTTTTGTTGCACAATAGATGTTGATAGTGCTGCTGGTGCCGTACAACCAATGTTCCGTACTGGAATGGGTAGGCCGGTTCCTGTGAACCGGACCTTTATTGATAAGGCAAGAGCTGTTTTGGAGGGACAAACAGCTGCAGAACAAGGCCATTCTGATGAGAGTAATAAGAGTTTTGGATAGTTTCTTAAAGAAATAAATTCCAAGCAGGCCTTAAATTTTTTAATAACTGACCCCTCTGTCAGCAGGTGTGGACGGCATGGAACAGTTTCCATTGTTCcaaactggctcaggaagagttgTATCAGTCAGTTCTGCATCTGTTCAGAAAGCTAAGTCTGTGTTGAAGGATAATAATACAAGCGAGGGTGAGCTTTGCTTATTCTGCTATTTGAATTCGGAGCAAATGATCTTGCCTAGTTATTGTGAAACGCACGCCTTTTTTGGTGGCCTAACCAGCCTATGATGTTCCAAACTGGTTCAGGCAGACCAGTCACGATCAGTGAAAGATCCATTGAGAGATCTAGAGCTGCGGCGAATGAGGGAGATGCAGAAAAGAGCGGTAAGATTGGAGTACCTGGGTCTTTTAAAAAAGCTTGGACTATCTGTCTTTTGATTTATCTAAACAGCTACACACCATTGTTTCTAAGTGGTACTCTTTGTGTAGGACATTGGGATACTGGTTGCCAGTTCCCAATGTTCCAAACAGGATTAGGGAAGCCTGTTGCTGCGAGCTGGAGCTCGGTTCAGAAGGCAAGCGCAGTATTGGGGGAAGAAAAAACTAAAACAACTGGTACATAGACATATGGCCTTGTTATTTGTTTGTGTGACGTTAATGCAGAAGATAAACATTTTTTCTTTGTATTCTTTGAGATTCAGGACACGGAGATAGCAGTGTTTGTGCCACAACTCTTCAAAGTGAAACACCAAGGTCTGTTTTGATGAGTAGCAGTTTGATCATGACTGATAGAAGTGTTACACCGAATGGAGATAGCGCAATGCAAGGTACTTGACTTTCTCAAGTTGACTTTGTCTGTGTTACCGACACATCTGGGGTGTTGTTCCTCATATATTGAACATTCTTTTTCAGTCACTCGAATAGAGAAAAGCCAAGAGGGTGGCAACCACTTGCCCTTGTTTCAAACTGGGTTAGGGAGGCCAATTGCTATAAGTAAGAGCTCAGTTAAGAGGGCAACTGCAGTTCTGGAGCCAAGGAATATTGCAAAGGAATTGGAAGGTAAATTGCTCTCTAAACACACAACATGGTTCAAGTGTGCTCTCTTGTCACTAAATTTGTGATAAATGTGCATTTATATTTACTGACAATAAATTTTCTGTCTGTAAGATGAAGCTCATTTAGATGGTGGCCATGACACTCCCATGTTCAAAACTGGATTAGGAAGGTCTATCTTAGCAAGTGATGAATTGTGTATCTTAGAGGCTGAAGAAGCAGTCAAAAGTGGTACTTTCATGTTCCGAATTAAGAGTTCTTGCACATGGGTGTAAAAAAGTAGGTTTCTTTTAAAGTCTGCACTCAGTTAACAATTGCTTCGTATGTGCAAACCAGTAAACAATTACGACGGAGAAGCCTTTGTTGAAGAGGCAGCGTTCCAAGCTGGAATACAAAAGTTTGTACCCCAAAATAGAAGTTCAAGTCATAAGGCCAGTATGCTTTTGgagcaacgaaacttcacggagaaagGTAGTTTTTGGAATCATTGGGTTATATAGTGGGGTATTTACAGAGTTCTTTACATTTGGGTTTTGAAAGTAACTTGAGACTCCTTTTCCCATTACTTTGACATACGCGATATTATTTTGGAAGGATACGAAGACTGTGGAGGTCAACTACCCATGTTTCGAACCGGATCTGGAAAGTCAGTCTTGATTAGTGAAAGCTCAATGCAGAAAGCAAAGGCTGTTCTGGAGGAAGAAGTCAAAATAAACAGAGGTATAACAGCTGATCGAACTTTTCTGAGACTTCACTGATGCAGCCACTGCTACTTTATTTCAATAGAAGATAGTATAAAAGTTCGGTGTGCATGTCTAGTTGAAATGTCTATTCTCAAACTAGCCCTTTAGTTCATTTGTACAATACCGCTCAGCCCATAGGTTAGCTAGCCATCACACATTCTGTTATAGCAGTGCTAGACTTTCGACGCAGCTGTTTATTGCTAGACTGGTGTGCTAATCCCAAGGTTCTGTAATGCTTTTTAGTAAAAATTGGACCAACTTAGCAGAAGTGAAGCCTAGCACCGAACGACCAATGTGTAACCTGATTATGTTGCAGCTTTCATTTAGAATGGTACACTTATTGCCTTCGACTTTTGAGGCAGCTGTTTAGCCTATTCTGTCTAGAATGTATCATTCTTAAATCATAATAAGCAAATGTATGATTCAATAGTACCAAATGTCAAGCATACAGTGTATGATCACGGTGAGCTGTCCAATGATCAAGTCAGGCATTGGAGTGGCATGTTGATGTGGTAACATGCATTTCTTTATTGCATAATATTAGTGCATTTTAATTTGTACACATTTGCCATTTAAAGAGGTCTGATCGTGAGTTATTCTTTGTAGATAATCATAATCTCCTTAACTTGGACAAAAATATTCCTGTCTTTGCTTCACCTCTCAAGACAAGCTGTGCAAGAACAGTTATTATATCTTCAGCTGGTGTATCTCGAGCTGCTACTTTGTTGGGCTTGGAGGAGAATAccctttcaacacaattttttggACATGTGGGCGATAAGCTTGGCACAAAAATAAATTTTGAACGGAAAAATCCAGAACAGAGGCTTGGCCTTGCATCTGGTCCAACAGAAAACCAAGTGCATAAGGAACCACACCGGCCATTTGAACTTTCTAATAACACAGTTTCTGATTCTGGTGAGCATTCTATCAGATTCAGTACCGCGGGAGGCAGATCAATGGCTATTCCTAGTGATGCACTTCAACGCGCGAGAAGCCTTCTGGGTGAATCTGATATTGTGGTTTCAACAAATAATATAGTAGGCCGCCCTTTGGCATCTGCATGTAATGTTGAGATGCCAAATTTAACTGTCGCCCCAAAAGGTGGACCTGATTTATCAAAAATAAGTAGGGTCAATGGAAAAACCGAACTTGCAACATATTCCCACCAGACAATGTCTGATAGGAAGCACACTGGATCCTTTGAAAATGCTGTACCTGCTATCCCGGCGACTAACAAACAACCCAATATGTTTCATGTTGGGAGTTGCTCAATCAGTGAAATTCCAAAGATCCCGAAGCCCTCTTCCATGCGTTTATCTGAAACTGACAATGCAAGTGACACTAAAGATAAGACCCAGCGACTCCATATGCCAGCTGGACCGTTGGTTGACATTAGTAACTTCATGGGTACACATTCTGGAAATATTGACCATGCTGTTAATGACAAGAGAAGAATTGAGGGAAGAAACTCTGCATCTTCCTTTAAACGCCCCCGCTCTTCCAGATAGATCCTTTGATTTGCATCCCTGTTAGCAGGCTGTAAACTCCTTGAGCCATGCTTTTGCTATGCCCTTGCTGACAATGGTAGGTTCATCGCGCCTATACCTCAGGTGTTATATTTCATGTTTTATGTATAAATGAATCTCCTAATGTGTATCTTTGTTGCAGTGAGTTTGACACTGCAGGTGTTGTTTTGCATGCTGGCGACGTTTATTTATGCAGCAGCCAGAAAAGGCAGTGGCTCTTTTTGACAGATGGATATAAATTTATCTCGACATCACAGTCCAGAGCAAGATGATTGTCTTCTAGCAGTAAGCTTTTCTTGCCTAACTGCCGGCGATGACTGCTTTTTTCCGTTACGCCCTTTATGGAAAAAGAGAAGGTTATTTCTTAAGAAAGCTCACCATGGAGTAATGGACGCTGCTGCTTTTGGAAGCAATGTAGAAAATGTTGGAAATTCTGCAGAGTTTGCTGTCCTCACTGGATGCTCACTGGTAGTTGTTGAAATGTGTATTGTAGGATGTATAGCATGCGCGTGAGTTCGTGTCCTGATCCGGTTAAGTTAGGCTTGATCTCCTCTGTACAGGCTGTAGTAAACGTCGAGATCAAAGCCCATAACGACTGGTTCGTAACTTCTGTAATCTCCTGGCCTCGAACCTTTTTATAACGTGCATGCATCCTTGCTGATCGCATACACTTCCACCTAGTTTTACATGATAATCAAAGTCCTCTCTCTTCAACCTTCTGCTTTCAGTAGGCGCATGCCTCCTTCGCTAGCGTGTTTGACATTGTTTATCCCCTTCTATAGCAGAAATATTTAGTTCATGGAGTACATGTGAATTGCTTCTGCATTTGATTTGCGTTAACTTTTGATTAGAATTGAATTGTTCATACTCGCACCAATTTTCTTGGGTTCATTATAAGATTTTAGTTCATTAACCTAGGCTACAATCGCTGCATGGTTTTTTTTACCAGTCTCCACACTGACAGCAGTACACGAAAGACGATCTAATCTAATGCATTCAAGTCCTTGCTAGCTAGCCGAACAAGCAACGTAGGTTGTGACGAAGAAACGACAGTATGCTCTTGTTGACGTTTTCTTTTGTGGCAGGTCAGGGTGCAAGCGGCGCGGGTTGCCCGCAATCCCGCAAAGACCGCCCCGCATAAAACATGCTTTGCGGTAACCTGCGGGTAACTGCATAGTTATGCGGCCACTTGCGGGCTGTCCGCCGGAACCCACTATGTGCCCGCATAGCCATTCCAGTTTGTATTAGAATCTCAGATGTTGTACGTGTGCATTAGAATCTAGAATCCTGTTTGCATGAGTTCCACTTCCCAGCGCCGACGGCGGCCGCTCCTCCAGCTTACGGACACTGGGTTCAGGCACACATACTTCAAGTTGTCCGGCGTCGACATTGACGTGTACATGGGAACCCGCGCCGCCATCATCGTGCCCAACGGTGCAGGCAAGTCCACCCCGCAGAAGTGCTCTCCGGATGGCACCTGATCAGTCTCTCCGGATGGCAGAAGATGCGCGTGGTGCTCGCCTCCATGGCATTGAGGAACTGCACGATGCTGCTCCTGGAGCTGTACGAGCCCATGAACTATCTGGACATGCTGGCTGAAGCACTGTGCGAGTTCACGGCATGGGTCATGTTGGCAACACTCAAGGCTCAGTTCTCGGTCGTGCGAGGACCAAGAGGGCAGCGAGGTGCGGGTGGCGCAGCCGCCTGGTCGGCCGATGAGAACGACGACTAACCATGTGTATTAGCAAGACAATACTAAGATTATGCGGGCTGGCGGCTCCCGCTTAACCCGCACGTCCCGCATCATGGTCACCCGCGTAGCCCACATGTCGGGTGCGGGCAAGATTGCGGGACTGCAGGACGACCGCAACCCGTCCCACTTGCACCCTGAGTGGCAGGCGACTGGGCTTGCCCCATAGGCATCGTCGATGGCGAGGGTTCAAGGACGTTCCGCGCAAAGACGATGGCGCCCGACTTCTCCTCGATTACAATGAAGGCAAACGGAACGAAATCCACAGGAACCGGCCGCGGTTGCTTGGGCGCGCTTTTGCCAACCATCATAGACGCGGTGACGGCTGCGGCCTTGGTTCGTCCTCGTTCACCTCGATGACCGCCTTGTGGATGATCCCGCTCAGACCCAACGGCCTGCCGGTGCCgtcgtcctccaccatgtcggacaGGTCTGCTTCGTTTTCGTCGAACGCCACCTCGAGTCCCAACTCCCGGAGAATGCCCGACATGTCTGCCGAGAAGGCCAGCTTGAATCTGGGCAGCCTGAGCTTGCCGACCGGGACAAGGCTCGTCGGAAGGTGTGAGCCGATGAACTCCGGGCACGACGCCATCATCTCAACAAGGGCATGGAGCCCGTCACGGGCGTCCGGGAGGAAGATGCACATCGAGAAGGGCGAAGGCCGCTTGCGTCCTTCCTTGTACCGGAGCTTGAGCACCTTAAACCCTCTGTGGCAGGCGATGTACTGCTGCCCAAAACCCCGCATGAAGGGGACGTGGAAGGTGCTGCCGTTGAGGCGGCGGAACTTGTCGTCCAGCGGTGTTCTCCTCGCGGAAGGGCACGTGCCACCTGCCCTTGAAGTAGACGGCGTTGGCGACGACGACGTCGGTCTCGGCGGACACTTGCCCGTCGGCGAGGATCGAGTCGATGAGGtcgttcgtcgccgccgccgcccacgcgtTGATCCGCTTCACGGCTTCTCCTGGCTGCATCGTGATCGATTAGAAATTTAATAAGATTGTGTGCCAAACATGAACAAATGCTGATGGACAGATCAGAGCCAAAGGCTGCAGACGTGATGTCGTGCGAGCTCGCTGGCTGAGGACGAGGGCTATGTCTGGGGCTTGCTTGGCGGCGGCCTTCGGTA
Coding sequences within:
- the LOC123077263 gene encoding uncharacterized protein isoform X5 translates to MPRRWQVWGRPDGSQVWIPAPDPDAPPPPPAAAPPPPPGRAAGTAAASLEDAPVKGRGAADGCRVESMADLLVQARNKLLEGDGMAGATVDAGKGELFCTASGRPVSVSERAIRRARALVGEEVEKAGIKRKQSFGDVSDVEGELREMDAPFRGNLGGVHNTAMPPLFQTGSGKAVLPGRNSIQKARAILEGVDGMEQFPLFQTGSGRVVSVSSASVQKAKSVLKDNNTSEGRPVTISERSIERSRAAANEGDAEKSGHWDTGCQFPMFQTGLGKPVAASWSSVQKASAVLGEEKTKTTDSGHGDSSVCATTLQSETPRSVLMSSSLIMTDRSVTPNGDSAMQVTRIEKSQEGGNHLPLFQTGLGRPIAISKSSVKRATAVLEPRNIAKELEDEAHLDGGHDTPMFKTGLGRSILASDELCILEAEEAVKSVNNYDGEAFVEEAAFQAGIQKFVPQNRSSSHKASMLLEQRNFTEKGYEDCGGQLPMFRTGSGKSVLISESSMQKAKAVLEEEVKINRDNHNLLNLDKNIPVFASPLKTSCARTVIISSAGVSRAATLLGLEENTLSTQFFGHVGDKLGTKINFERKNPEQRLGLASGPTENQVHKEPHRPFELSNNTVSDSGEHSIRFSTAGGRSMAIPSDALQRARSLLGESDIVVSTNNIVGRPLASACNVEMPNLTVAPKGGPDLSKISRVNGKTELATYSHQTMSDRKHTGSFENAVPAIPATNKQPNMFHVGSCSISEIPKIPKPSSMRLSETDNASDTKDKTQRLHMPAGPLVDISNFMGTHSGNIDHAVNDKRRIEGRNSASSFKRPRSSR
- the LOC123077263 gene encoding uncharacterized protein isoform X6; translation: MPRRWQVWGRPDGSQVWIPAPDPDAPPPPPAAAPPPPPGRAAGTAAASLEDAPVKGRGAADGCRVESMADLLVQARNKLLEGDGMAGATVDAGKGELFCTASGRPVSVSERAIRRARALVGEEVEKAGIKRKQSFGDVSDVEGELREMDAPFRGGVHNTAMPPLFQTGSGKAVLPGRNSIQKARAILEGVDGMEQFPLFQTGSGRVVSVSSASVQKAKSVLKDNNTSEGRPVTISERSIERSRAAANEGDAEKSGHWDTGCQFPMFQTGLGKPVAASWSSVQKASAVLGEEKTKTTDSGHGDSSVCATTLQSETPRSVLMSSSLIMTDRSVTPNGDSAMQVTRIEKSQEGGNHLPLFQTGLGRPIAISKSSVKRATAVLEPRNIAKELEDEAHLDGGHDTPMFKTGLGRSILASDELCILEAEEAVKSVNNYDGEAFVEEAAFQAGIQKFVPQNRSSSHKASMLLEQRNFTEKGYEDCGGQLPMFRTGSGKSVLISESSMQKAKAVLEEEVKINRDNHNLLNLDKNIPVFASPLKTSCARTVIISSAGVSRAATLLGLEENTLSTQFFGHVGDKLGTKINFERKNPEQRLGLASGPTENQVHKEPHRPFELSNNTVSDSGEHSIRFSTAGGRSMAIPSDALQRARSLLGESDIVVSTNNIVGRPLASACNVEMPNLTVAPKGGPDLSKISRVNGKTELATYSHQTMSDRKHTGSFENAVPAIPATNKQPNMFHVGSCSISEIPKIPKPSSMRLSETDNASDTKDKTQRLHMPAGPLVDISNFMGTHSGNIDHAVNDKRRIEGRNSASSFKRPRSSR
- the LOC123077263 gene encoding uncharacterized protein isoform X7 — encoded protein: MPRRWQVWGRPDGSQVWIPAPDPDAPPPPPAAAPPPPPGRAAGTAAASLEDAPVKGRGAADGCRVESMADLLVQARNKLLEGDGMAGATVDAGKGELFCTASGRPVSVSERAIRRARALVGEEVEKAGIKRKQSFGDVSDVEGELREMDAPFRGNLGGVHNTAMPPLFQTGSGKAVLPGRNSIQKARAILEDVDSAAGAVQPMFRTGMGRPVPVNRTFIDKARAVLEGQTAAEQGHSDESVDGMEQFPLFQTGSGRVVSVSSASVQKAKSVLKDNNTSEGRPVTISERSIERSRAAANEGDAEKSGHWDTGCQFPMFQTGLGKPVAASWSSVQKASAVLGEEKTKTTDSGHGDSSVCATTLQSETPRSVLMSSSLIMTDRSVTPNGDSAMQVTRIEKSQEGGNHLPLFQTGLGRPIAISKSSVKRATAVLEPRNIAKELEDEAHLDGGHDTPMFKTGLGRSILASDELCILEAEEAVKSVNNYDGEAFVEEAAFQAGIQKFVPQNRSSSHKASMLLEQRNFTEKGYEDCGGQLPMFRTGSGKSVLISESSMQKAKAVLEEEVKINRVSLTLQVLFCMLATFIYAAARKGSGSF
- the LOC123077263 gene encoding uncharacterized protein isoform X8, producing MPRRWQVWGRPDGSQVWIPAPDPDAPPPPPAAAPPPPPGRAAGTAAASLEDAPVKGRGAADGCRVESMADLLVQARNKLLEGDGMAGATVDAGKGELFCTASGRPVSVSERAIRRARALVGEEVEKAGIKRKQSFGDVSDVEGELREMDAPFRGNLGGVHNTAMPPLFQTGSGKAVLPGRNSIQKARAILEDVDSAAGAVQPMFRTGMGRPVPVNRTFIDKARAVLEGQTAAEQGHSDESVDGMEQFPLFQTGSGRVVSVSSASVQKAKSVLKDNNTSEGRPVTISERSIERSRAAANEGDAEKSGHWDTGCQFPMFQTGLGKPVAASWSSVQKASAVLGEEKTKTTDSGHGDSSVCATTLQSETPRSVLMSSSLIMTDRSVTPNGDSAMQVTRIEKSQEGGNHLPLFQTGLGRPIAISKSSVKRATAVLEPRNIAKELEDEAHLDGGHDTPMFKTGLGRSILASDELCILEAEEAVKSVNNYDGEAFVEEAAFQAGIQKFVPQNRSSSHKASMLLEQRNFTEKDCGGQLPMFRTGSGKSVLISESSMQKAKAVLEEEVKINRVSLTLQVLFCMLATFIYAAARKGSGSF
- the LOC123077263 gene encoding uncharacterized protein isoform X2, with translation MPRRWQVWGRPDGSQVWIPAPDPDAPPPPPAAAPPPPPGRAAGTAAASLEDAPVKGRGAADGCRVESMADLLVQARNKLLEGDGMAGATVDAGKGELFCTASGRPVSVSERAIRRARALVGEEVEKAGIKRKQSFGDVSDVEGELREMDAPFRGNLGGVHNTAMPPLFQTGSGKAVLPGRNSIQKARAILEDVDSAAGAVQPMFRTGMGRPVPVNRTFIDKARAVLEGQTAAEQGHSDESVDGMEQFPLFQTGSGRVVSVSSASVQKAKSVLKDNNTSEGRPVTISERSIERSRAAANEGDAEKSGHWDTGCQFPMFQTGLGKPVAASWSSVQKASAVLGEEKTKTTGHGDSSVCATTLQSETPRSVLMSSSLIMTDRSVTPNGDSAMQVTRIEKSQEGGNHLPLFQTGLGRPIAISKSSVKRATAVLEPRNIAKELEDEAHLDGGHDTPMFKTGLGRSILASDELCILEAEEAVKSVNNYDGEAFVEEAAFQAGIQKFVPQNRSSSHKASMLLEQRNFTEKGYEDCGGQLPMFRTGSGKSVLISESSMQKAKAVLEEEVKINRDNHNLLNLDKNIPVFASPLKTSCARTVIISSAGVSRAATLLGLEENTLSTQFFGHVGDKLGTKINFERKNPEQRLGLASGPTENQVHKEPHRPFELSNNTVSDSGEHSIRFSTAGGRSMAIPSDALQRARSLLGESDIVVSTNNIVGRPLASACNVEMPNLTVAPKGGPDLSKISRVNGKTELATYSHQTMSDRKHTGSFENAVPAIPATNKQPNMFHVGSCSISEIPKIPKPSSMRLSETDNASDTKDKTQRLHMPAGPLVDISNFMGTHSGNIDHAVNDKRRIEGRNSASSFKRPRSSR
- the LOC123077263 gene encoding uncharacterized protein isoform X3, producing the protein MPRRWQVWGRPDGSQVWIPAPDPDAPPPPPAAAPPPPPGRAAGTAAASLEDAPVKGRGAADGCRVESMADLLVQARNKLLEGDGMAGATVDAGKGELFCTASGRPVSVSERAIRRARALVGEEVEKAGIKRKQSFGDVSDVEGELREMDAPFRGGVHNTAMPPLFQTGSGKAVLPGRNSIQKARAILEDVDSAAGAVQPMFRTGMGRPVPVNRTFIDKARAVLEGQTAAEQGHSDESVDGMEQFPLFQTGSGRVVSVSSASVQKAKSVLKDNNTSEGRPVTISERSIERSRAAANEGDAEKSGHWDTGCQFPMFQTGLGKPVAASWSSVQKASAVLGEEKTKTTDSGHGDSSVCATTLQSETPRSVLMSSSLIMTDRSVTPNGDSAMQVTRIEKSQEGGNHLPLFQTGLGRPIAISKSSVKRATAVLEPRNIAKELEDEAHLDGGHDTPMFKTGLGRSILASDELCILEAEEAVKSVNNYDGEAFVEEAAFQAGIQKFVPQNRSSSHKASMLLEQRNFTEKGYEDCGGQLPMFRTGSGKSVLISESSMQKAKAVLEEEVKINRDNHNLLNLDKNIPVFASPLKTSCARTVIISSAGVSRAATLLGLEENTLSTQFFGHVGDKLGTKINFERKNPEQRLGLASGPTENQVHKEPHRPFELSNNTVSDSGEHSIRFSTAGGRSMAIPSDALQRARSLLGESDIVVSTNNIVGRPLASACNVEMPNLTVAPKGGPDLSKISRVNGKTELATYSHQTMSDRKHTGSFENAVPAIPATNKQPNMFHVGSCSISEIPKIPKPSSMRLSETDNASDTKDKTQRLHMPAGPLVDISNFMGTHSGNIDHAVNDKRRIEGRNSASSFKRPRSSR
- the LOC123077263 gene encoding uncharacterized protein isoform X1, which encodes MPRRWQVWGRPDGSQVWIPAPDPDAPPPPPAAAPPPPPGRAAGTAAASLEDAPVKGRGAADGCRVESMADLLVQARNKLLEGDGMAGATVDAGKGELFCTASGRPVSVSERAIRRARALVGEEVEKAGIKRKQSFGDVSDVEGELREMDAPFRGNLGGVHNTAMPPLFQTGSGKAVLPGRNSIQKARAILEDVDSAAGAVQPMFRTGMGRPVPVNRTFIDKARAVLEGQTAAEQGHSDESVDGMEQFPLFQTGSGRVVSVSSASVQKAKSVLKDNNTSEGRPVTISERSIERSRAAANEGDAEKSGHWDTGCQFPMFQTGLGKPVAASWSSVQKASAVLGEEKTKTTDSGHGDSSVCATTLQSETPRSVLMSSSLIMTDRSVTPNGDSAMQVTRIEKSQEGGNHLPLFQTGLGRPIAISKSSVKRATAVLEPRNIAKELEDEAHLDGGHDTPMFKTGLGRSILASDELCILEAEEAVKSVNNYDGEAFVEEAAFQAGIQKFVPQNRSSSHKASMLLEQRNFTEKGYEDCGGQLPMFRTGSGKSVLISESSMQKAKAVLEEEVKINRDNHNLLNLDKNIPVFASPLKTSCARTVIISSAGVSRAATLLGLEENTLSTQFFGHVGDKLGTKINFERKNPEQRLGLASGPTENQVHKEPHRPFELSNNTVSDSGEHSIRFSTAGGRSMAIPSDALQRARSLLGESDIVVSTNNIVGRPLASACNVEMPNLTVAPKGGPDLSKISRVNGKTELATYSHQTMSDRKHTGSFENAVPAIPATNKQPNMFHVGSCSISEIPKIPKPSSMRLSETDNASDTKDKTQRLHMPAGPLVDISNFMGTHSGNIDHAVNDKRRIEGRNSASSFKRPRSSR
- the LOC123077263 gene encoding uncharacterized protein isoform X4, producing the protein MPRRWQVWGRPDGSQVWIPAPDPDAPPPPPAAAPPPPPGRAAGTAAASLEDAPVKGRGAADGCRVESMADLLVQARNKLLEGDGMAGATVDAGKGELFCTASGRPVSVSERAIRRARALVGEEVEKAGIKRKQSFGDVSDVEGELREMDAPFRGNLGGVHNTAMPPLFQTGSGKAVLPGRNSIQKARAILEDVDSAAGAVQPMFRTGMGRPVPVNRTFIDKARAVLEGQTAAEQGHSDESVDGMEQFPLFQTGSGRVVSVSSASVQKAKSVLKDNNTSEGRPVTISERSIERSRAAANEGDAEKSGHWDTGCQFPMFQTGLGKPVAASWSSVQKASAVLGEEKTKTTDSGHGDSSVCATTLQSETPRSVLMSSSLIMTDRSVTPNGDSAMQVTRIEKSQEGGNHLPLFQTGLGRPIAISKSSVKRATAVLEPRNIAKELEDEAHLDGGHDTPMFKTGLGRSILASDELCILEAEEAVKSVNNYDGEAFVEEAAFQAGIQKFVPQNRSSSHKASMLLEQRNFTEKDCGGQLPMFRTGSGKSVLISESSMQKAKAVLEEEVKINRDNHNLLNLDKNIPVFASPLKTSCARTVIISSAGVSRAATLLGLEENTLSTQFFGHVGDKLGTKINFERKNPEQRLGLASGPTENQVHKEPHRPFELSNNTVSDSGEHSIRFSTAGGRSMAIPSDALQRARSLLGESDIVVSTNNIVGRPLASACNVEMPNLTVAPKGGPDLSKISRVNGKTELATYSHQTMSDRKHTGSFENAVPAIPATNKQPNMFHVGSCSISEIPKIPKPSSMRLSETDNASDTKDKTQRLHMPAGPLVDISNFMGTHSGNIDHAVNDKRRIEGRNSASSFKRPRSSR